From one Melospiza melodia melodia isolate bMelMel2 chromosome 4, bMelMel2.pri, whole genome shotgun sequence genomic stretch:
- the MGAT3 gene encoding beta-1,4-mannosyl-glycoprotein 4-beta-N-acetylglucosaminyltransferase isoform X1: MVPQELWPCQGDCTRERSTRMEHVEGVRWMKMRRHKLFLTLCMAGLCLISFLHFLKALSYVTFPRELASLSPNLVSSFFWNNAPVTPQVSPEPGGAEFLRTPLYSHSPLLQPLSPSRASEELHKVEFVLPEDSTEYFVRTKAGGVCFKPGTKVLEKPPAGGRQEERADGAASGRPARKPLSAGGAKRRKWVECVCLPGWHGPSCGVPTVVQYSNLPTKDRLVPREIPRRVINAINVNHEFDLLDVRFHELGDVVDAFVVCESNFTAYGEPRPLKFREMLLNGSFDYIRHKVLYVFLDHFPPGGRQDGWIADDYLRTFLTRDGISRLRNLRPDDVFIIDDADEIPARDGVLFLKLYDGWTEPFAFHMRKSLYGFFWKQPGTLEVVSGCTMGMLQAVYATDGIRLRRRDYYTMPGFRQYENSTGHILVQWSLGSPLHFAGWHCSWCFTPEGIYFKLVSAQNGDFPRWGDYEDKRDLNYIRELIRTGGWFDGTMQEYPPADPKEQMYAPKYLLKNYQRFRYLLENPYRKVEGAG; encoded by the exons ATGGTGCCTCAGGAGCTTTGGCCCTGCCAGGGAGACTGCACCAGGGAGAGAAGCACCAGAATGGAGCATGTGGAGGGGGTGAGGTG GATGAAGATGAGACGCCATAAACTCTTTCTGACTCTCTGCATGGCTGGTCTCTGCCTCATCTCCTTCTTGCACTTCCTCAAGGCCCTTTCCTATGTCACCTTCCCCAGGGAGCTGGCTTCACTTAGTCCCAACCTCGTCTCCAGCTTCTTCTGGAACAATGCCCCCGTCACGCCTCAGGTCAGCCCTGAGCCAGGGGGTGCAGAGTTCCTCCGCACACCCCTGTACTCCCACTCCCCCTTGCTCCAGCCCCTGTCTCCCAGCAGAGCCAGCGAAGAGCTGCACAAGGTTGAGTTCGTGCTGCCAGAAGACTCCACGGAATACTTTGTCCGCACCAAAGCCGGTGGCGTTTGCTTTAAGCCAGGCACCAAGGTGTTGGAGAAGCCACCCGCGGGCGGCCGGCAGGAGGAGCGGGCGGATGGCGCGGCCTCGGGGCGGCCGGCTCGGAAGCCGCTGAGCGCCGGCGGGGCCAAGCGGCGCAAGTGGGTGGAGTGCGTGTGTCTGCCGGGCTGGCACGGCCCCAGCTGCGGCGTCCCCACCGTGGTGCAGTACTCCAACCTGCCTACCAAGGACCGCCTCGTGCCGCGGGAGATCCCCCGGCGAGTGATCAACGCCATCAACGTCAACCACGAGTTCGACCTGCTGGACGTCCGCTTCCATGAGCTGGGAGACGTGGTGGATGCTTTCGTGGTGTGCGAGTCCAACTTCACGGCCTACGGAGAGCCGCGGCCCCTCAAGTTCCGCGAGATGCTCCTCAACGGCTCCTTTGACTACATCCGCCACAAGGTGCTCTACGTTTTCCTGGACCACTTCCCGCCCGGTGGCCGCCAGGACGGCTGGATTGCTGACGATTACCTGCGTACCTTCCTCACCCGGGACGGCATCTCCCGCCTCCGCAACCTGCGCCCGGACGACGTCTTCATCATCGACGATGCTGATGAGATCCCGGCCCGCGATGGCGTGCTCTTCCTCAAGCTCTACGATGGCTGGACGGAGCCCTTCGCCTTTCACATGCGCAAGTCGCTCTACGGCTTCTTCTGGAAGCAGCCGGGCACCTTGGAGGTGGTCTCGGGCTGCACCATGGGCATGCTCCAGGCTGTCTATGCTACCGACGGGATACGTTTGCGACGCCGTGACTACTACACCATGCCTGGCTTTCGGCAGTACGAGAACAGCACGGGACACATCCTGGTGCAGTGGTCGCTGGGCAGCCCCCTCCACTTTGCTGGCTGGCACTGCTcctggtgtttcaccccagagggGATCTACTTCAAATTGGTGTCAGCCCAGAACGGGGACTTTCCCCGCTGGGGTGACTATGAGGATAAACGAGACCTCAATTATATCCGGGAGCTGATCCGGACTggtggctggtttgatggtacaatgCAGGAGTATCCCCCTGCTGACCCCAAGGAGCAGATGTATGCTCCCAAGTACCTGCTCAAGAACTACCAGCGGTTCCGCTACTTGTTGGAGAACCCCTACCGAAAGGTGGAGGGTGCTGGGTGA
- the MGAT3 gene encoding beta-1,4-mannosyl-glycoprotein 4-beta-N-acetylglucosaminyltransferase isoform X2, with product MKMRRHKLFLTLCMAGLCLISFLHFLKALSYVTFPRELASLSPNLVSSFFWNNAPVTPQVSPEPGGAEFLRTPLYSHSPLLQPLSPSRASEELHKVEFVLPEDSTEYFVRTKAGGVCFKPGTKVLEKPPAGGRQEERADGAASGRPARKPLSAGGAKRRKWVECVCLPGWHGPSCGVPTVVQYSNLPTKDRLVPREIPRRVINAINVNHEFDLLDVRFHELGDVVDAFVVCESNFTAYGEPRPLKFREMLLNGSFDYIRHKVLYVFLDHFPPGGRQDGWIADDYLRTFLTRDGISRLRNLRPDDVFIIDDADEIPARDGVLFLKLYDGWTEPFAFHMRKSLYGFFWKQPGTLEVVSGCTMGMLQAVYATDGIRLRRRDYYTMPGFRQYENSTGHILVQWSLGSPLHFAGWHCSWCFTPEGIYFKLVSAQNGDFPRWGDYEDKRDLNYIRELIRTGGWFDGTMQEYPPADPKEQMYAPKYLLKNYQRFRYLLENPYRKVEGAG from the coding sequence ATGAAGATGAGACGCCATAAACTCTTTCTGACTCTCTGCATGGCTGGTCTCTGCCTCATCTCCTTCTTGCACTTCCTCAAGGCCCTTTCCTATGTCACCTTCCCCAGGGAGCTGGCTTCACTTAGTCCCAACCTCGTCTCCAGCTTCTTCTGGAACAATGCCCCCGTCACGCCTCAGGTCAGCCCTGAGCCAGGGGGTGCAGAGTTCCTCCGCACACCCCTGTACTCCCACTCCCCCTTGCTCCAGCCCCTGTCTCCCAGCAGAGCCAGCGAAGAGCTGCACAAGGTTGAGTTCGTGCTGCCAGAAGACTCCACGGAATACTTTGTCCGCACCAAAGCCGGTGGCGTTTGCTTTAAGCCAGGCACCAAGGTGTTGGAGAAGCCACCCGCGGGCGGCCGGCAGGAGGAGCGGGCGGATGGCGCGGCCTCGGGGCGGCCGGCTCGGAAGCCGCTGAGCGCCGGCGGGGCCAAGCGGCGCAAGTGGGTGGAGTGCGTGTGTCTGCCGGGCTGGCACGGCCCCAGCTGCGGCGTCCCCACCGTGGTGCAGTACTCCAACCTGCCTACCAAGGACCGCCTCGTGCCGCGGGAGATCCCCCGGCGAGTGATCAACGCCATCAACGTCAACCACGAGTTCGACCTGCTGGACGTCCGCTTCCATGAGCTGGGAGACGTGGTGGATGCTTTCGTGGTGTGCGAGTCCAACTTCACGGCCTACGGAGAGCCGCGGCCCCTCAAGTTCCGCGAGATGCTCCTCAACGGCTCCTTTGACTACATCCGCCACAAGGTGCTCTACGTTTTCCTGGACCACTTCCCGCCCGGTGGCCGCCAGGACGGCTGGATTGCTGACGATTACCTGCGTACCTTCCTCACCCGGGACGGCATCTCCCGCCTCCGCAACCTGCGCCCGGACGACGTCTTCATCATCGACGATGCTGATGAGATCCCGGCCCGCGATGGCGTGCTCTTCCTCAAGCTCTACGATGGCTGGACGGAGCCCTTCGCCTTTCACATGCGCAAGTCGCTCTACGGCTTCTTCTGGAAGCAGCCGGGCACCTTGGAGGTGGTCTCGGGCTGCACCATGGGCATGCTCCAGGCTGTCTATGCTACCGACGGGATACGTTTGCGACGCCGTGACTACTACACCATGCCTGGCTTTCGGCAGTACGAGAACAGCACGGGACACATCCTGGTGCAGTGGTCGCTGGGCAGCCCCCTCCACTTTGCTGGCTGGCACTGCTcctggtgtttcaccccagagggGATCTACTTCAAATTGGTGTCAGCCCAGAACGGGGACTTTCCCCGCTGGGGTGACTATGAGGATAAACGAGACCTCAATTATATCCGGGAGCTGATCCGGACTggtggctggtttgatggtacaatgCAGGAGTATCCCCCTGCTGACCCCAAGGAGCAGATGTATGCTCCCAAGTACCTGCTCAAGAACTACCAGCGGTTCCGCTACTTGTTGGAGAACCCCTACCGAAAGGTGGAGGGTGCTGGGTGA
- the LOC134417392 gene encoding mitochondrial ribosome and complex I assembly factor AltMIEF1, producing MAAWSREAVLTLYRALLRRGRGLRYTDRDFYLASIRREFRRNQGLQRLEDKERQLEKGQAFLRSSLGGLV from the coding sequence ATGGCCGCGTGGTCCCGGGAGGCGGTGCTGACTCTGTACCGGGCTCTGCTGCGCCGCGGCCGCGGCCTGCGCTACACCGACCGGGATTTCTACCTGGCCTCCATCCGCCGCGAGTTCCGCCGGAACCAGGGGCTGCAGCGGCTGGAGGACAAGGAAAGGCAGCTGGAGAAGGGGCAGGCTTTCCTGCGGAGCAGCCTCGGGGGCCTGGTTTAG
- the MIEF1 gene encoding mitochondrial dynamics protein MIEF1 has translation MAGAGQRRGKKDDNGIGTAIDFVLANARLVLGVGGAAMLGIATLAVKRMYDRAISAPSSPTRLGQSGKRSWEEPNWLGSSSRLLTQDMKSSLSRSLQTLPTEPSAADTDFCRPTKAKPSAKRSQVELKKSRLRLSLQEKLLAYYRRRVAIPADEQARAKQAAVDICAELRSFLRAKLPDMPLRDMYLSGSLYDDLQVVTADHIQLIVPLMLEQNLWSCIPGEDTIMNIPGFYLVRRENPEYFPRGSSYWDRCVVGGYLSPKTVADTFEKVVAGSINWPAIGSLLDYVIRPAAPPADLTLEVQYDADRHLFIDFLPSLTLGDIVLVAKPHRLAQNDNLWRLSLRPAETARLRALDQGDSGCRCLCLKIFKAVCKLNPALGHLTASQLTNVILHLSQEESDWSQDMLADRFLQALKGLIRHLEAGVLPSALNPKVNLFSELTPEEVDELGYTLYSSLSEPEVLLQT, from the exons ATGGCAGGCGCTGGGCAGCGCAGGGGGAAGAAGGATGACAACGGCATCGGCACCGCCATCGACTTCGTGCTGGCCAACGCGCGGCTGGTGCTGGGCGTGGGCGGCGCCGCCATGCTGGGCATCGCCACGCTGGCCGTCAAGAGG ATGTACGACCGGGCAATCAGCGCTCCCAGCAGCCCCACTCGCTTGGGCCAGTCGGGAAAGAGAAGCTGGGAAGAGCCAAACTGGCTGGGCTCCTCCTCACGCCTGCTGACCCAGGACATGAAGAGCAGCCTCAGCCGCTCCCTGCAGACCCTTCCCACCGAACCTTCAGCTGCAGACACTG ACTTCTGTCGACCAACAAAGGCCAAGCCATCTGCCAAGAGGAGTCAGGTGGAGCTGAAGAAGTCCCGCCTTCGGCTGTCGCTGCAGGAGAAGCTGCTGGCGTACTACCGGCGGCGGGTGGCGATCCCGGCGGACGAGCAGGCTCGGGCCAAGCAGGCGGCCGTGGACATCTGCGCGGAGCTGCGCAGCTTCCTGCGCGCCAAGCTGCCCGACATGCCCCTGCGGGACATGTACCTCAGCGGCAGCCTCTACGACGACCTGCAG GTAGTGACAGCTGACCACATCCAGCTCATTGTACCTCTCATGCTGGAGCAGAACCTGTGGTCGTGTATCCCCGGGGAGGACACTATCATGAACATTCCTGGCTTCTACCTGGTGCGTCGAGAAAACCCAGAGTACTTTCCTCGCGGGAGCAGCTACTGGGACCGCTGTGTGGTGGGAGGTTACCTTTCCCCCAAAACTGTAGCAGACACCTTTGAAAAAGTTGTAGCTGGGTCCATCAACTGGCCAGCAATCGGGAGTCTCTTGGACTACGTGATCCGTCCGGCAGCTCCCCCAGCAGATTTGACTCTGGAAGTGCAGTATGATGCAGATCGGCATCTTTTTATTGACTTTCTGCCATCCCTGACACTGGGGGACATCGTCCTCGTTGCCAAACCTCACCGACTGGCCCAGAACGACAACTTGTGGCGCCTGAGCCTGCGGCCGGCGGAAACGGCGCGCCTCCGCGCCCTGGACCAGGGGGATTCTGGCTGCCGCTGCTTGTGCCTCAAGATCTTCAAAGCAGTGTGCAAGCTGAACCCGGCTCTGGGACACCTCACTGCCAGCCAGCTCACCAACGTCATCCTGCACCTGTCCCAGGAGGAGTCCGACTGGTCCCAGGACATGCTGGCTGACCGCTTCTTGCAGGCCCTGAAGGGGCTGATCCGCCACCTGGAGGCTGGTGTCCTCCCTAGTGCCCTGAACCCCAAGGTGAACTTGTTCTCAGAGCTCACCCCTGAAGAAGTGGATGAGTTGGGCTACACCCTCTACAGCTCTCTGTCGGAGCCAGAGGTCTTGCTGCAGACGTAA